One Coprobacter fastidiosus genomic window, TATCCCAGCAATTAAAACCTAACAAATGTACAAAAAATAATGGTGCATCAACTTTTTAATCGGTCTGAGTATAATCTTTGGCCAAACCTCCTTCTCCGGTCTCCTTATATAGCGAAGGGAGGTCATGTCCCGTCTGTTTCATTACTTCTACGACTTTATCAAATGAGACCCTATGTATTCCATCGGAAAAAGATGCATACAAATGAGAATCTAAAGCTCTCGCCGCAGCATAAGCGTTCCTCTCGATACAAGGAATTTGTACCAATCCGCAAACCGGATCACAGGTCATCCCCAAATGATGTTCCAACCCCATCTCTGCCGCATATTCTATTTGAGCCGGACTTCCTCCTAATAACTGAGTAGCAGCACCCGAAGCCATCGCACAAGCAACCCCGACTTCTCCCTGACACCCGACTTCGGCACCCGAAATAGAGGCATTTGTCTTTACGATATTTCCGATCAGTCCGGCAGTAGCTAAAGCCCGGAAAATACGCATATCGCTAAAACCTCGGTTTTTCTGCAAATGATATAATACAGCCGGCAAAACCCCACATGCTCCGCAAGTCGGTGCTGTCACGATCGTATGTCCCGAAGCGTTTTCTTCACTAACAGCCAAAGCATAAGCAAAAAGCAATCCTCGATCTCTCAAAGCCTCTTTATATCCTCCAGCTTGAATAAAATAATCGGCGGCTTTCCGTCGGAGATTTAACGGCCCGGGCAAAACACCTTCCGTGTCTAATCCTCTCTGTATACACTCTTTCATATTTTTCCATACTTCAGATAAATACTCCCATATATCCACACCTTCTCTTTCCTCAACATATTCCCAATAACTTCTTCCCGAATGCTCACACCATCTTAAAATATCACTTAAATGAGACATGTCATAAACATCAGAAATTTCTCCGATAGGCGGCCGATTTTCTTCTGATAATGCACCTCCGCCGATACTATATACAGTCCAAGTGTCCAAAACTTCGTTTTCCGAATTTATAGCACAAAAAGTCATGGCATTCGGATGAAAAGGAAGAAATATTTTCGGCAGCCATTCAATCTGTACAGGAGCATGAGGTTCTAAAACTTCTAAAATCGCCTTGTCGGTCAAATGGCCTTTGCCTGTTGCAGCAAGACTTCCGAATAGGGAAACTTTGAAAGATGCACTTCGGGGGTTACGTTCTAAAAAAATTTTCGCAGCCCTTTGAGGCCCCATGGTCTGGCTACTCGAAGGCCCTGCCCCAATCCGGAATATCTCTTTAATCGAATTCATGGTTTTCATATAAACAATAACTCAATACGGTTTCAACAATTCATAATAATGCATATCTATAATCTTACCGTTTTTAATTCCCATACGATGCATAACAGCAAGCTGCTTAAAACCATTTCGCCTCAATACCCGCATCGACTTTTCATTAAAGTCAAAGGTTAACGCATATAAACGAATCAAGTCTGTTTCGGTAAATATATAACTTATCAATTCAGATAAAGCATCTGATACAATACCCAACCCTTGAAAAGGTTCTCCAATCCAGTATCCGACCTCTGCATTAAGTCGTTCGATATCATTTTGCCGAACAAACCCGATACCCCCTACTGCCCGACCGGAAACCTCAATTGCAAATTGAGAATAAGGCTCAACCGAAGCCATCTTGATAAAAGCATCTGCATCGTCCGAGGTGTATGGGTGAGGAAATGAATCACGAAGATTATTCCATATACTGGTATTATTAGCATAATATGCCAAAGAATTACAGTCTGACTCCCGCCACGGCCGCAAAATGTAATTCTCTTTTTTCACTATCATATTTTCAAATCATTAGAATTATTTGTCTATTCCGGCTATGATTATTAAAGCCATTTTACACTCAATTAATATCTGGTACAAATTATAAATTACCTCAACAAAGATATAGTAATTAAACTATAAATAGTTACCTGACCTATCATAAATAATTATCGATAATTTTATATTTTATCTTTCATCCTATTCTTATCCAAAAGTGTCACTAAAAAACAAAAAAGCGGTTTTCTTGATAAATAACCGCTTTTTAAACCAAAACTACTAAAAGTCTGTCTAAATCTTCTAATGAACAATCAAGACTTTGTATCTACACCATGATCAAAATATTCAGCCAACTCTCTATTTGTTTCAATCCCGTATCGCTCATCGTGTTGACTCATATCCAATCCGATCTTTTCGCTTTTTTCAGATACACGCATAGGGATCATTTTATCCGTAATCCAATATAAAGCATATGTTACAATAAATGTATATCCGCAAACTATCACTACTGCTATTATATGATTTAAAAGATTTTGCCAATAAGTAATATTTTCAGTCGCATTATATACAAAGATTCCGGTCATAATAGTTCCGACAATTCCTCCTACACCATGTGTAGGAAATACATCCAAAGCATCATCAAAAGAATTTTTCTTATTTTTCCAAGAAACAGCCATATTGCATATAACCGTTACGACTAAAGCAATAAATATACTTTCCCCGACAGTCACATACCCAGCCGAAGGTGTTATGGCGACCAATCCTACGACTGCACCGATAGCAGCTCCCATTGCAGAAGGCTTACGTCCTCTCAAACAATCAAATACTACCCAGGTCATCATTGCGGTAGCCGATGCCGTATTTGTATTTAAAAAAGCTTTTACAGCTATAGAATTGGCAGCCAAAGAAGATCCGGCATTAAACCCGAACCATCCTAACCAAAGCATAGCCGCACCCAATAATACAAACGGAATATTGGCCGGTTGTCCCGATTCTTTTCTTCTTCCCAAAAATATAGCTCCGGCCAAAGCTGCAACTCCAGAAGAGGCATGAACAACAATTCCACCGGCAAAATCAAGAACCCCCATTTGACGAAGAAAACCATCGGGATGCCAA contains:
- a CDS encoding L-serine ammonia-lyase, whose translation is MNSIKEIFRIGAGPSSSQTMGPQRAAKIFLERNPRSASFKVSLFGSLAATGKGHLTDKAILEVLEPHAPVQIEWLPKIFLPFHPNAMTFCAINSENEVLDTWTVYSIGGGALSEENRPPIGEISDVYDMSHLSDILRWCEHSGRSYWEYVEEREGVDIWEYLSEVWKNMKECIQRGLDTEGVLPGPLNLRRKAADYFIQAGGYKEALRDRGLLFAYALAVSEENASGHTIVTAPTCGACGVLPAVLYHLQKNRGFSDMRIFRALATAGLIGNIVKTNASISGAEVGCQGEVGVACAMASGAATQLLGGSPAQIEYAAEMGLEHHLGMTCDPVCGLVQIPCIERNAYAAARALDSHLYASFSDGIHRVSFDKVVEVMKQTGHDLPSLYKETGEGGLAKDYTQTD
- a CDS encoding GNAT family N-acetyltransferase, translated to MIVKKENYILRPWRESDCNSLAYYANNTSIWNNLRDSFPHPYTSDDADAFIKMASVEPYSQFAIEVSGRAVGGIGFVRQNDIERLNAEVGYWIGEPFQGLGIVSDALSELISYIFTETDLIRLYALTFDFNEKSMRVLRRNGFKQLAVMHRMGIKNGKIIDMHYYELLKPY
- a CDS encoding ammonium transporter; amino-acid sequence: MQKRWIILFVALLSISFLGLFYSGHEGVFTDIDSNLNFADIAWMITATIFVLMMTPGLSFFYGGMVRSKNVISTMLQSFIAMGVISVIWIVVGFSLAFGEDVGHFIGNPGTFFMFVNVGGATDKLLAPTIPLALYALFQMKFAIITPSLITGSFAERVRFSGYLVFMILFCIFVYCPLAHWTWHPDGFLRQMGVLDFAGGIVVHASSGVAALAGAIFLGRRKESGQPANIPFVLLGAAMLWLGWFGFNAGSSLAANSIAVKAFLNTNTASATAMMTWVVFDCLRGRKPSAMGAAIGAVVGLVAITPSAGYVTVGESIFIALVVTVICNMAVSWKNKKNSFDDALDVFPTHGVGGIVGTIMTGIFVYNATENITYWQNLLNHIIAVVIVCGYTFIVTYALYWITDKMIPMRVSEKSEKIGLDMSQHDERYGIETNRELAEYFDHGVDTKS